Proteins encoded together in one Lathyrus oleraceus cultivar Zhongwan6 chromosome 5, CAAS_Psat_ZW6_1.0, whole genome shotgun sequence window:
- the LOC127082002 gene encoding uncharacterized protein LOC127082002, whose amino-acid sequence MFMFTLAEEAEEWFYSLPAGSITSWDEMEKASLNEYFLVSTKQLIDTAVGGSTNFSTTADIKKIIEAITANEHLKLYDRCQSKPEEVIDLKLETNKIHIEDTIAAKVEKKLKAMNIVVINPREYNNVRTVTIRSGKSDEVVEEVDEEEDQLIKVDLEIQENEVVREEVIAPKPVVKEIFIEPKPVVKLPFPTRNKKKLQREKNFEKFLELFKKLEINIPLLEGMKIPIKKKDREVVTIPCTIRDKSFNKDLIDLGASVSLMLLSIYKKLGIRVVQDTRMTLRFADHSVKKPYGIVEDVLVKIDKFVFPVDFLILEMLEDEEIPLILGRPFLETGRCLINIEERTMTLKVYDKELNIDVRNIMRYKDDICNSHTIEVLDQVMTYDSPLNAPQSSLERVLSLSILDSDKEVHNRESEVLALLDA is encoded by the exons ATGTTCATGTTCACCTTAGCGGAAGAAGCCGAAGAATGGTTTTATTCTCTACCTGCCGGTAGCATCACATCTTGGGATGAAATGGAAAAAGCCTCCCTGAATGAGTATTTTCTAGTGTCG accaaacagttgattgatacCGCAGTCGGTGGATCCACCAATTTTTCAACAACCGCCgatatcaagaagatcattgaagcTATTACTGCTAATGAGCACTTGAAGTTGTACGATAGATGTCAAAGTAAACCAGAAGAGGTTATAGATTTAAAGCTAGAAACTAATAAAATCCATATTGAAGATACTATAGCTgcaaaagttgagaagaagctgaaggcgatgaatatag TTGTGATAAATCCTAGAGAGTATAATAATGTGAGAACTGTGACAATAAGAAGTGGTAAATCTGATGAAGTAGTCGAGGAGgtggatgaagaggaagatcAATTGATCAAAGTGGATCTTGAGATCCAAGAAAATGAAGTTGTGAGGGAAGAAGTGATAGCACCAAAACCAGTTGTGAAAGAAATATTCATTGAGCCTAAGCCGGTTGTTAAGCTTCCCTTTCCCACCAGAAACAAGAAAAAGCTACAACGTGAGAAaaactttgaaaaattcttagagttgttcaagaagctTGAGATTAACATTCCACTATTGGAG ggtatgaagattccaaTAAAGAAGAAAGATCGAGAAGTTGTCACCATCCCTTGTACTATTAGAGATAAGTCATTCAACAAAGATCTTATTGATTTAGGGGCTAGTGTGAGTCTCATGTTGTTGTCCATTTACAAGAAGCTTGGTATACGGGTTGTGCAAGATACCAGGATGACCCTCCGATTCGCCGATCATTCGGTCAAGAAACCATATGGTATTGTTGAAGATGTTTTGGTGAAAATCGACAAGTTTGTATTTCCGGTGGATTTTTTAATTCTAGAAATGCTGGAAGATGAAGAGATCCCTCTCATTCTTGGGAGACCTTTTTTAGAAACGGGAAGGTGCTTGATCAACATAGAAGAAAGGACCATGACGTTGAAGGTTTATGATAAGGAATTGAATATCGATGTTCGAAACATCATGAGGTACAAGGATGATATTTGTAACAGTCATACTATAGAGGTTCTAGATCAGGTGATGACATATGATAGTCCTTTGAATGCACCACAATCATCTTTGGAAAGAGTGTTAAGTTTGTCCATTTTAGATAGTGATAAAGAAGTGCACAATAGGGAATCTGAAGTGCTAGCCTTGTTAGACGCATAA